In Sebaldella sp. S0638, a genomic segment contains:
- a CDS encoding PLP-dependent aminotransferase family protein, whose protein sequence is MDLRFADRMNNAQKSFIREILKVVGNPEIISFAGGLPNPISFPVKKVQEATDKILEEDGENVLQYSTTEGYLPLREYISERYLKNSGVVVPPDEILITNGSQQGLDLIGKVFLNKGDVMLMEEPGYLGAIQAFSMFEPEFKTVPIRHDGVDTEKLKESIKKYNPKLFYAVPNFHNPSGITYSEENRKQVSDIMKDSSTIFIEDDPYGELRFIGNKVPSMKKYMNDNVILLGSFSKIVSPGMRLGWIHAAPEIMDKLIIAKQGADLHSNYFSQRVVYEYLKENNIEIHIEKITNLYKKQRDCMVNSIEKYFPKEVEVTKPEGGMFIWVTLPENYSSMDLFNIAIEKKVAFVPGDPFYVGVEGVNAFRLNYTNSTEEKIEEGIKILAESIKELLSE, encoded by the coding sequence ATGGATCTGAGATTCGCAGACAGAATGAACAATGCACAGAAGTCATTCATAAGAGAGATCCTGAAAGTAGTAGGAAATCCCGAAATAATTTCATTTGCCGGGGGTCTTCCCAATCCTATTTCATTTCCTGTGAAAAAAGTGCAGGAAGCAACAGATAAGATATTAGAAGAAGACGGGGAAAATGTTCTTCAGTATAGTACCACAGAAGGGTATCTTCCGCTGAGAGAATATATATCGGAACGATATTTAAAAAATTCCGGGGTAGTGGTACCTCCTGATGAAATACTTATTACAAACGGATCACAGCAGGGACTGGATCTTATAGGAAAAGTATTTCTCAATAAAGGTGATGTTATGCTGATGGAAGAACCGGGTTATCTCGGGGCGATACAGGCATTTTCAATGTTTGAACCTGAGTTTAAAACAGTTCCCATAAGACATGACGGTGTAGATACTGAAAAATTGAAGGAAAGCATAAAAAAATATAATCCTAAATTATTTTATGCAGTGCCGAATTTTCATAATCCTTCTGGTATTACATATTCAGAGGAAAACAGAAAACAGGTATCTGATATTATGAAGGATTCCAGTACGATATTTATAGAGGATGATCCTTACGGAGAACTGAGATTTATAGGGAATAAAGTTCCTTCAATGAAGAAATATATGAATGATAATGTTATTTTACTGGGTTCTTTCTCGAAGATAGTTTCTCCGGGAATGAGACTGGGATGGATACATGCCGCTCCCGAAATTATGGACAAGCTGATAATTGCCAAACAGGGAGCAGATCTTCACAGCAACTACTTTTCACAAAGAGTTGTTTATGAGTATCTGAAAGAAAATAATATAGAAATACACATAGAAAAAATCACAAATCTCTATAAAAAACAAAGAGACTGTATGGTTAATTCAATAGAAAAGTACTTCCCGAAAGAAGTAGAGGTTACAAAGCCGGAAGGCGGAATGTTCATATGGGTAACACTTCCTGAAAATTATTCTTCAATGGATTTGTTCAATATAGCAATAGAGAAAAAAGTAGCCTTTGTTCCGGGAGACCCCTTTTATGTGGGTGTGGAGGGAGTAAATGCTTTCAGGCTGAATTATACAAACAGTACCGAAGAGAAAATAGAAGAAGGTATAAAAATACTGGCAGAAAGTATAAAAGAGCTTTTGTCGGAATAA
- a CDS encoding 3-isopropylmalate dehydratase, whose protein sequence is MEKVIKGKVYVLGDNIDTDQIIPAMHLVYKIDDPEEVKLYGKYAMSGLPADIAGDKPFIKDGEYTSEYVVMVAGKNFGCGSSREHAPLALEKAGIKAVVAEDYARIFYRNSVDGGFLIPFETANSIKESFATNDEVEIDVEKGTIANITKGQTFELRSLGDVKDIIEAGGLFNYAKDNKNI, encoded by the coding sequence ATGGAGAAAGTAATAAAGGGAAAAGTATACGTATTAGGTGATAATATTGATACAGACCAGATTATTCCGGCAATGCATCTGGTATATAAAATTGATGATCCCGAAGAAGTAAAACTATATGGGAAATATGCCATGTCAGGTCTGCCAGCTGATATAGCCGGTGATAAACCGTTTATAAAAGATGGTGAATATACTTCGGAATATGTAGTAATGGTGGCTGGAAAGAACTTTGGATGCGGGTCGTCAAGAGAACATGCACCTCTTGCTTTGGAAAAAGCAGGAATAAAAGCAGTAGTAGCTGAAGACTATGCAAGAATTTTTTACAGAAACTCTGTTGACGGAGGATTTTTGATTCCGTTTGAAACAGCGAATTCTATAAAAGAAAGCTTTGCTACAAATGATGAAGTAGAAATAGATGTGGAAAAAGGAACAATAGCGAATATTACAAAAGGACAGACTTTCGAGCTTAGAAGTCTAGGGGATGTAAAAGACATCATTGAAGCCGGCGGTTTATTTAACTATGCTAAAGATAATAAAAATATTTAA
- a CDS encoding metallophosphoesterase, translating to MLRKIMKIILPLFLGGLAVLIICYFYSRYEFENIKVKEIELASEDIPESFDGMRIMYVADFQFDARNSFNKKALNNAINVMNNTDKDVILLGGDYTNWEGKVVPFFEEFKKVKKPEYGIYSVTGNHDYSNHLLVLEKLRETGIKNLDNKKAEIKKGNQKIIIAGVEDLWFGEPDAKAVLKNTDKKDFVIFLSHNPDYFEEIGNNEKEKMDITLSGHIHAGQATFFGLFSPFTGSVTRYGEKYRYGMKNFDNHKIYITSGLGGSAFGQYLRFFAQPEVVIVKLKKI from the coding sequence ATGCTTCGAAAAATAATGAAAATAATATTGCCTTTGTTTCTGGGAGGTTTGGCGGTACTTATCATCTGTTACTTTTATTCCCGTTATGAGTTTGAAAATATAAAGGTAAAGGAAATAGAACTGGCTTCAGAGGATATACCTGAGAGTTTTGACGGAATGAGAATAATGTATGTGGCAGATTTTCAGTTTGACGCAAGAAACAGTTTTAATAAAAAAGCTCTTAATAATGCAATTAATGTCATGAATAATACTGACAAAGATGTAATTCTGCTGGGCGGCGATTATACAAACTGGGAAGGAAAGGTTGTTCCGTTTTTTGAGGAATTTAAAAAAGTAAAGAAACCTGAATACGGGATTTATTCAGTAACAGGAAACCATGATTATTCCAATCATTTACTGGTTTTGGAAAAGCTAAGGGAAACCGGCATAAAAAATCTTGATAACAAAAAAGCAGAGATTAAAAAAGGAAATCAGAAAATCATAATAGCAGGAGTAGAAGACCTGTGGTTCGGTGAACCGGATGCAAAAGCAGTGCTTAAAAATACAGATAAAAAGGATTTTGTAATATTCCTTTCGCATAATCCTGACTATTTTGAAGAAATCGGCAATAATGAAAAAGAAAAAATGGATATAACACTTTCAGGTCATATTCATGCGGGACAGGCAACTTTTTTCGGACTGTTTTCCCCGTTCACCGGTTCTGTAACAAGATACGGCGAGAAATACAGATATGGCATGAAAAACTTTGATAATCATAAAATATACATAACTTCGGGGCTTGGAGGAAGTGCTTTCGGGCAGTATCTGAGATTTTTCGCACAGCCTGAAGTAGTAATAGTGAAATTAAAAAAAATATAA
- a CDS encoding glyoxalase/bleomycin resistance/extradiol dioxygenase family protein has product MKDKLTWFENVEERVHPWEGLGIKWLTAAISVTNVQRAVDFYTGIMGMIAISELEDDNKDLLFARIRYRGVNFVINKEGFDSAPLSPESSGQVPPFIFYLYVDNVKELAEKMLKNGAVSQIEISETPWGDLRARLRDPFGYVWDIAQKI; this is encoded by the coding sequence ATGAAAGATAAACTAACCTGGTTCGAGAATGTGGAGGAAAGAGTTCATCCATGGGAAGGATTAGGTATAAAATGGCTTACGGCTGCTATAAGCGTGACTAATGTACAAAGAGCAGTTGATTTTTATACTGGAATAATGGGTATGATAGCTATATCGGAATTAGAAGATGATAATAAGGACTTATTATTTGCAAGAATCAGATATAGAGGTGTTAACTTTGTTATAAATAAGGAAGGTTTCGATTCTGCACCTTTGTCGCCTGAATCCAGCGGACAAGTGCCGCCTTTCATTTTCTATCTGTATGTAGATAATGTAAAGGAATTAGCAGAAAAAATGCTGAAAAACGGAGCTGTATCACAGATAGAAATTTCAGAAACTCCTTGGGGCGACTTAAGAGCACGATTAAGAGATCCTTTTGGATATGTCTGGGATATCGCACAAAAAATATAA
- the leuB gene encoding 3-isopropylmalate dehydrogenase produces the protein MDFKIAVLKGDGIGPEIVNEAIKVLDKIGEKFGHKFNYEQGYLGGESIDKFGKPLTDETVELCKNSDAVLLGAVGGPKWDVIDPAIRPEKGLLGIRKALELYTNLRPAILYNALKDASPLKPEIIGDGLDMMVIRELTGGLYFGKKELTKDYAYDTMYYTRGEIERIVKKGFEIARLRSKKLTSVEKANVLDSSKLWKEVAIEMGKDYPDVELIHMYADNAAMQLVINPRQFDTIVTENTFGDILSDEASMLTGSIGMLPSASLGDGKVGLYEPIHGSAPDIAGKGIANPIATILSVAMMLRYSFNLTEEADTIEKAVETVLNEGYRTGDIYSEGTKKVGTVEMGELIKERL, from the coding sequence ATGGACTTTAAAATAGCTGTTTTAAAAGGTGACGGAATTGGTCCGGAAATAGTGAATGAGGCGATAAAAGTCTTGGATAAAATAGGAGAAAAGTTTGGACATAAGTTTAATTATGAACAGGGATATCTGGGAGGGGAATCAATTGATAAATTTGGTAAGCCGTTAACAGATGAAACAGTAGAATTATGTAAAAACAGTGATGCTGTGCTTTTAGGTGCAGTAGGAGGGCCTAAATGGGACGTTATCGATCCGGCTATAAGACCGGAAAAAGGTCTTTTGGGAATAAGAAAAGCTCTTGAGCTTTATACTAATCTGAGACCGGCTATTTTATACAATGCATTAAAGGATGCAAGCCCGTTAAAACCTGAAATAATCGGAGACGGTCTGGATATGATGGTAATAAGAGAACTTACAGGAGGACTTTACTTCGGTAAGAAAGAGCTTACAAAGGATTATGCATACGACACTATGTATTACACAAGAGGCGAAATAGAAAGAATAGTAAAAAAAGGTTTTGAAATAGCAAGACTTAGATCAAAAAAACTGACAAGCGTGGAAAAAGCAAATGTATTAGACAGTTCAAAATTATGGAAAGAAGTAGCAATAGAAATGGGGAAAGATTATCCTGATGTGGAACTAATCCATATGTATGCTGATAATGCAGCGATGCAGTTAGTTATAAATCCGAGACAGTTTGATACTATAGTTACAGAAAATACTTTTGGAGATATATTGTCCGATGAGGCAAGTATGCTGACTGGATCTATAGGAATGCTGCCTTCTGCAAGTCTGGGAGACGGAAAAGTGGGATTATATGAGCCTATACATGGATCAGCTCCAGATATAGCCGGAAAAGGAATTGCCAATCCTATAGCAACAATATTGTCAGTGGCAATGATGCTGAGATATTCGTTTAACTTAACAGAAGAAGCTGATACAATAGAGAAAGCCGTAGAAACAGTTTTGAATGAGGGATACAGAACAGGAGACATATACAGCGAAGGAACTAAAAAAGTAGGAACAGTGGAAATGGGAGAGTTAATAAAAGAAAGATTATAA
- a CDS encoding GyrI-like domain-containing protein encodes MIENFKSKKITGVKIRTNNNRVDEIVSLWKKVPNLGLSGNIYAIYYNYESDYNGNYDFLIGSSNNDLSDYVNIEEGKYSVWQAENSTPEAVGAIWHKIWNMKLDRKYGTDFEIYSQDGSVKIYIGIK; translated from the coding sequence ATGATAGAAAATTTTAAATCAAAGAAAATAACTGGGGTAAAAATAAGAACTAATAATAATCGTGTTGATGAAATTGTCTCTTTATGGAAAAAAGTACCGAATTTAGGGTTAAGTGGGAATATTTATGCTATATATTATAACTATGAAAGCGATTATAATGGAAATTATGACTTTTTAATTGGCTCTAGTAATAATGATTTAAGTGATTATGTAAATATAGAAGAAGGAAAATATTCGGTATGGCAGGCAGAAAATAGTACTCCAGAAGCTGTTGGAGCAATATGGCATAAAATTTGGAACATGAAACTAGACAGAAAGTATGGAACAGATTTTGAAATATACTCACAAGATGGAAGCGTAAAAATCTATATTGGAATTAAATAA
- a CDS encoding ankyrin repeat domain-containing protein has product MKILNEFDSVRDGTYSEFKSFYSGDINAMNKYVNLNLLSLTMVNDKNEEEKLKIINFLISEGIDINFQDCKFKRNALHWFYFSNFRPSVKYMLEVTKILINNGINVNELDKYGATPFKYAITTNKLPTVKLKQVYEYLLKSGVDYNMKDSFGKTCIDYMKELSWRNDALKIVKEFEDGNKK; this is encoded by the coding sequence ATGAAAATTTTAAATGAGTTTGACTCTGTTCGTGATGGAACTTATTCAGAATTTAAATCTTTTTATTCTGGAGATATTAATGCAATGAACAAATATGTTAATTTAAACTTACTAAGTCTTACAATGGTGAATGATAAAAACGAAGAAGAAAAATTAAAAATAATAAATTTCTTAATTTCAGAAGGAATTGATATTAACTTTCAAGATTGTAAGTTTAAAAGAAATGCACTTCATTGGTTTTATTTTAGTAACTTTCGTCCTTCAGTAAAATATATGTTAGAAGTTACGAAAATATTAATAAATAATGGTATAAATGTAAATGAATTAGATAAATATGGAGCAACTCCGTTTAAATATGCTATAACAACTAATAAACTTCCTACAGTTAAATTAAAACAGGTTTATGAATATTTATTAAAAAGTGGAGTAGATTATAACATGAAAGACAGTTTTGGGAAAACATGTATTGATTATATGAAGGAATTATCATGGAGAAATGATGCTTTAAAAATCGTAAAGGAGTTTGAAGATGGAAATAAAAAATGA
- the ilvC gene encoding ketol-acid reductoisomerase has translation MSKEILGKTVYYDEDCNLDLLKGKKITVVGYGSQGHAHSLNLKDSGMDVTIGLRKESKSWADAEKAGFVVKETADAVKDADVVMILTPDESQADTYDKEIAPYLKDGAYLGFGHGFNIHYKKLVPKDTVNVFMVAPKGPGHLVRRTFKEGSGVPCLVAVYQDPSGNTRDLALAWASGVGGGRSGIIETSFKQETETDLFGEQAVLCGGVTELIKTGFEVLVEAGYDPINAYFECLHEMKLIVDLLYEGGFGKMRHSISNTAEFGDYLIGPKIITDDTKKVMREVLTAIQSGKFADTFVDDYKAGAPFLKQKREEAAEHPIEKVGAELRTLMSWIDNKEEVEVTVNIKGILEQQKEKVTK, from the coding sequence ATGTCAAAAGAAATTTTAGGGAAAACGGTTTATTATGATGAAGATTGTAATTTAGACCTGTTAAAGGGGAAAAAGATTACAGTAGTAGGTTATGGTTCACAGGGGCATGCCCACTCTTTAAACCTTAAAGACAGCGGAATGGACGTGACAATAGGACTTAGAAAAGAGTCAAAGTCATGGGCTGATGCTGAAAAAGCAGGATTTGTAGTAAAGGAAACTGCTGATGCTGTAAAAGATGCTGATGTAGTTATGATTCTTACTCCTGATGAATCACAGGCAGATACTTACGATAAAGAAATAGCACCTTATTTAAAAGACGGAGCTTATCTAGGTTTTGGACACGGATTTAATATTCATTATAAAAAACTGGTTCCTAAAGATACTGTAAATGTTTTCATGGTAGCACCAAAAGGACCGGGACATTTAGTAAGAAGAACATTTAAAGAGGGAAGCGGTGTACCTTGTCTTGTTGCTGTATATCAGGATCCAAGCGGGAACACAAGAGACTTGGCTTTAGCATGGGCTTCAGGTGTAGGCGGAGGAAGATCAGGAATTATCGAAACTTCATTTAAACAAGAAACTGAAACTGATTTATTTGGTGAACAAGCAGTGTTATGCGGAGGAGTTACTGAATTAATCAAAACAGGATTTGAAGTTCTTGTAGAGGCAGGATATGACCCTATAAACGCATATTTCGAATGTCTGCATGAGATGAAACTGATCGTAGACTTATTATATGAAGGCGGATTCGGAAAAATGAGACACTCGATTTCTAATACAGCTGAATTCGGAGATTATCTGATTGGTCCGAAAATAATAACAGATGATACAAAGAAAGTAATGAGAGAAGTTCTTACTGCTATTCAGTCAGGTAAATTTGCTGATACTTTCGTAGATGACTATAAAGCAGGAGCACCTTTCTTAAAGCAAAAAAGAGAAGAAGCTGCTGAGCATCCTATTGAAAAAGTAGGAGCAGAACTAAGAACTCTTATGTCTTGGATAGATAATAAAGAAGAAGTAGAAGTAACTGTAAATATAAAAGGAATTTTGGAACAGCAGAAAGAAAAAGTTACAAAGTAA
- a CDS encoding 3-isopropylmalate dehydratase large subunit encodes MTIVEKILAKKSGKDEVKPGDNIWVNVDVLMTHDVTGPGSMAIFKKNFGENAKVWNNEKIVLVPDHYIFTKNEHAMRNIEYVNQFAVEQELKYFYPPFTNKYKGVCHTALAQEGHTRPGEVLFGTDSHTCTAGAFGEFATGIGNTDAAFILGTGKLWVKVPETMRFTFEGKFPEYVMGKDVVLKVIGDIGFDGATYKCMQFDGDAIHGFNMEERMTICNMAIEAGGKCGIIEPDEITVEYVTEKTDKPFELIYSDKDADYSVEYKYNANEMEPVVAKPFNPGNTDLAKNLGDVKLDRAYIGSCTGGKTTDFVAAARILKGRKVAIETFIVPSTVKVEEALSKIMIDGETCMEIFEKAGCKIGPPSCAACLGGPIDTFGRTHADEVVISTTNRNFPGRMGSMDSQVYLASPYTAAASAVTGHITDPREFLGWD; translated from the coding sequence ATGACAATTGTAGAAAAGATTTTAGCCAAAAAATCCGGAAAGGATGAGGTCAAACCCGGAGATAATATCTGGGTAAATGTAGATGTCTTAATGACACATGATGTAACAGGACCGGGAAGTATGGCGATTTTTAAGAAGAATTTTGGTGAAAATGCAAAGGTTTGGAACAATGAAAAAATAGTACTGGTACCAGATCATTATATTTTTACTAAAAACGAACATGCTATGAGAAATATAGAGTATGTAAACCAGTTTGCGGTAGAACAGGAATTAAAATATTTTTATCCGCCGTTTACTAATAAATACAAAGGAGTATGCCATACTGCACTTGCACAGGAAGGGCATACAAGACCGGGAGAGGTTCTTTTCGGAACAGATTCACATACTTGTACAGCAGGAGCCTTTGGAGAATTTGCCACAGGGATAGGAAATACCGATGCGGCTTTTATCCTTGGAACAGGAAAACTTTGGGTAAAAGTACCTGAAACTATGAGATTTACATTTGAAGGGAAATTTCCTGAATATGTAATGGGAAAAGATGTAGTATTGAAAGTAATCGGAGATATTGGTTTTGATGGTGCTACATATAAATGTATGCAGTTTGACGGGGACGCTATTCACGGATTTAATATGGAAGAAAGAATGACTATCTGTAATATGGCAATAGAAGCAGGCGGAAAGTGCGGAATTATAGAGCCTGATGAAATAACTGTGGAATATGTTACGGAAAAAACTGATAAGCCGTTTGAGTTGATTTATTCAGATAAAGATGCTGATTATTCAGTAGAGTATAAATATAATGCAAATGAAATGGAGCCTGTAGTGGCTAAGCCTTTTAATCCGGGGAATACAGATCTTGCTAAAAATCTTGGAGATGTAAAACTGGACAGAGCATATATAGGTTCTTGTACAGGAGGAAAAACTACAGATTTCGTAGCAGCTGCAAGAATACTAAAAGGAAGAAAAGTAGCTATAGAAACATTTATAGTGCCGTCTACTGTAAAAGTAGAGGAAGCTCTTTCAAAAATAATGATAGACGGGGAAACTTGTATGGAAATATTTGAAAAAGCAGGATGTAAAATCGGACCGCCTTCATGTGCAGCATGTCTAGGAGGGCCTATAGATACTTTTGGAAGAACACATGCAGATGAAGTGGTAATTTCTACTACAAACAGAAACTTCCCTGGAAGAATGGGATCTATGGATTCACAGGTTTATCTGGCATCACCTTATACTGCGGCAGCTTCAGCAGTAACAGGACATATTACTGACCCAAGAGAATTTTTGGGATGGGATTAA